GGTGAAGATTTTGGGCCTTCCCACTGTTAGTGTCCATTTTTCAGTGCTCTGTCCTCTATGGACATTGGTGCAGGTCTGTACTCAGTCATCTGCAAAGAATGACTTGAAACAGTAATGAGGGCCCTCTGAAGGATAAGCGCTGATGACTCAAATTCAAAAGCTCATCTCTAACTCCAGATCACTGTGAATGgaggcgggggtgggggggggggtgcagttgGGCCAGAGCGACAGACTCCAGTGCTGGGCTGGTCTAAACACCCACTCCTCCAACACAGCCGCTCCTGGGTGGTCAGTCAGCACAGCAGCCCATGCACGGTCTGGactcccactccccctcttttctctcccccgGACCTGCTCCATGGCTCCCAGGGCGCCCTCACAATGCCTCCCTTTGTTCTGAGGCTCTAGCACCACTAGCAGGAGTTTCATGAAACGGCTATGAATGGGACGCAATGCTCTGCTGTGATCGGATGTGCCTGTCCACCTGTACGGATGCTGGATAATTGAGACATTGTCTGAGTGTGGATTCCCTGTGGTTGTTCTTGGTTAGGGTGTTCTGTACTGCTTGTACTAGCAGAAAGAAATGTGTTCTTTTGACACGCTACTGTCATAATGATTTAGTTATATTGCACTTCTGAGGCAATTGATAGACCAGATTGATAGAGATGGGATCTTATtggatgccaaatcttttctctcACGTACTGTATGTTTTTGAAATTTTGTTAGTGAAATAAAGAGTTGAGGTCAGAGGAGGTAATATAAACCATTATGAATTTGGCCATTGGCTCCTTTTCATAGGTGGTCCATGGAGTTTATGGCACATGATTACTGGGCTAATTGTAGAGACCGGATGACATAAAGGATGTTCACCCCAGACCGGACACAGTGATCTGGTGTACATTATAACTGACATGTATCCCATAGCTTTTTCACCAAGCCactttttaaatgaaaaatatcCGCTTTGCCCCCACATACACTGGTAACCCAATACTCATGGCCCACTCATGTGGTCTAGGTGACAGAGTTCGGTATAAACACAGAGGCTTTTCAAACTGGGTTCCTCTTCCGGTTAGTCACTGGGTATACCAACTAGCTTCTGTTAATATAACTGGACTGAAGCTGGCACACGTCCTGTGGAATAGACATTTGGATAGTTAATCACAGTTCAAATGTAATTAGTTGAAAATGGCTACATGATCATTTCTCTACCAGCATGCATCCTGTGACAAATCTCTTATAGTTGCATGTGGTTTCGTCTTCTCCCTGCCCAAGAGAGAGATCTTCATTTTCCTATCTGAAATGGCCTGTCTCTCTATTCTTCAATGCCTTGATCTGCCAGCAGCTCTTCTTTTATTCCAGCCTCTATGCAGAACACACGTGTGCATTTACAAATAAGTCCGAAATGTCCCCTAAAGTGCACTGTAGCGTATGCATCGCTGCatgaataaatattgaaatgtgtGTGGGTTTCAAGGGGTTGTATTTCCCAGTACTTTCATTCTCTGCCCACTCTTCTGGAGTCTTGTAATGTGATTAAAGTCTATTAATCATCAAAGCATCTCTCCTGGGATCCTGACTCATGAACTGGGGGAAGAAGCAGGGGTGGGATGTGTCAAGAAAGCTTTCAGCGAACACTCTCTATCTCATGTTCAGATTGGAAGAGAAAAGGCAGGGTCACTACCCACTGAAGAGCTGGGGTTTGGGCTTTGTTTTAGTTGTTTGATTTCTACGGGCTCGCTCCTTTACTTCTGAATGGCTTCTCATTAGTGGAGGTGAAGGGCTATAGGACCATGAGCCTCTGCATGTTGTAAGTAAACTGTGGCTAGATTGTGGGGGTGGACTGGGCAGGGTTCTGATTTGAACTTTAACTGCTCTCTTTCCGTAAGACCCTCATCGTCTTAAAGTTTTCCACCTCAGTAAATTCAccattctctttccttctctctttcaggTGGTGTACTTCACGGAGATGCACAATATTTTCAGTGAGTTGACGGATCAGATGGACCAGGCAGGGCTGACTGATGagcagagtgagagggagaatgaAGCRAAGCTGAGTGAGCTGCGTGCTCTGTCCATTGTCGCTGATGACTGAGAGGGGGTGAGAACACCAAGGAGGGGAAGGGCTCGCTCTATAGCTCTGGCCTTGACTCCTTTCAAACCTCAGTGAATGGATTGCTCTTCAGGATCCTTCTCAATGTGCAAATGGACAGCTTTGGTCATATCCTAATCATCAACTGGTTTCTTGCACTCATCTTCCcacctctctcacatctctcatcTGACCCTTTCCTCACATCTAAAGAAACACTGATAGCAACTCAAAGCATTTTAACTGCCACCAAGCCATCAGCCAAGTGCTATTATCATAAGccaatatgtatatattttttaaatgatggaATGAAACCGTTCTAAGAACTCATTTGTGGGTCACACCGTAGAATTACACATAGAACTATAGATGTATAGGATATCCGTGGATCACACTTTCTTTTCAAAGCTGCATACTCGTTTATGATCATTTTGAGTTTTGTAATCTTTTCCAAATCAAGGTACGTACCAATATGGAATTTATTGTAACAAATTGGTAGTACTGTATTGAACACTAGTATTTAAATGTTATCGGACTAGAGGATGAAGTGTAGGTCAGAAAGCTACATTAATTTGAATCTCTGtatttctccctccctcagtgtTTATGCACAGTGATCTAGCCTGTGCATTGTGGACCGGAAGCTTATTTGttggggtaaaaaaatatatatattgaaagtAGTATTTAACACTAGCCACTCCAGCTTCCCAGCTATTGATATATGTCAAACTCTTTCATCTTCAGACCTCTGATGGTGGCTGTATAAAAGGTGTCAAAATGTTTTTGTCTGTTCCCTAATCGTCCCCTACTTCTGAAAAGGAGAATCTGACAGTCTTAGACTGAGTCCTTATACCCTTCTCTTGTTCTTCTTCACGTACAGTAGGTTTACAAGTCAAGCTAGAGTACTTGCCTTCCAAAAGCAACGCTCTTGCTCCCTCTAGTGACACTTACTGTTCATTGTTCCCATAGCTTTCCTTCATTTGACCGTTATCGAAGTGGTTCTTTGTTCCATTGTTTGTCCTCAGTTTAATTTGTGCAAACAGATTAATTATTGATTTAAACTCTCCAGTAAATATTCCTAATGTCTATCAGTTATTGCCTAAGGTGAGGTCATGGCATATGATTTAAGTACATCACCTAACTATTATACCCACCTTTGTTGCATATTTATTAATGAAAAATGCTTCTGATTGAGGATGAAATTGTTCCTTAGAATTCCCTCAAAACATGACAAATTGACTCTTTTTCTATGAACAATGCAATGAATGTGCCTTTTATTTGTGGACAGCTATGTACAAAATGCATTCTTGACTAAAtgtgtattataattttttttagctTATCCAAAACATAGTTCTAGTTCAATTTAATTACCATTATTATTGAGTGAGAAACATGACTTGTAATCTGTTTCTTTAATGTTAATGGTTTTTATTAAGCTGTTTTATTTTAGCTCTATTACTTACCATCCTGTTTAGACAGTTTTCAGTGAAGCTTTTTCCATTGTCATTTTCTATGAACAACCATGCAATAAATGGATGTAAGAAGAGTCTCCTTCAGTGATCTGCCTTGTCATACATTTCAACTAAATGAAATTGACTGACGATAATCATCAGTTTCTTTATTAAGGAACATACAATAATATTTCTACATTGTTGGGAATTAGTCAAAATAGTGCCCAGTGAACATATTTCATCAATATTCAGTTTAAAATGTACTTCCCATTTACAAATTCACTATTTAATGGCAACTGCATAAATTATATTAgagattctccagtacttttgtATAATTTCTTGCCAGTAGTTTTAAAAATAGTCCCCGAAATTGTTTTATGccatatgtgcaccacgtcattgcgcTTTCTCGGGCTCTACTGTGTATGCACCTTTCTAGCGGTCACCCAAATAGCGAGGGGTCGAAGCTCATTGGCTACATCTTGAATTGCTAGGGGCTGGCCCATGTGGGGGAAAATGACACAGCACAATCCCTTTCAAACTAAGGATGTAGTGGCTAATTGAGAAGATGGTAATTCTGCTCGTAGCTTAtgaatgtatgaactacacattgacacacccagcccaaagcgggaggtttaaaaaaagttctggagcatgtctttaagggtAATGTTTCAGTTGAATCCCTTATATAACTTTGGAGAAAGGACAGTGGTCAGTAAATGGGAATGATTTACTGCAGATATCTTGTTCAAAGATACTGTATCTCAGTCACAGCTTCACTGAGAACACTAAATCATCTCTAGAATCAGAGAATACACACGTGAATATTAATTAATTTGCACTGTAAGAAACAGCTTTCCCGAGGTTTAGATGCTACGTATTGGTAAGAAGGATGGAAATGTGGTCCAGGGGGGCAATATCAGGCTCACCTAATGTCTACTTACCCACTTTCTCTAccacttaaaaaaataattatatggCCAGGTTTTCTGCAAGGAAAAAAATTGTTTGGTCCCATTTAATGTTGTTGTTCCTACTGTCTATGATATGCaaacaatgaaaatacatttgacataCTGATGTATGTACAAAAATCTAAAAAGTATGGAATCCCCTGAAAACCGTACCAATTGTGTTTGATAGTATTGAGCGGTGTACTGTAGGAATAACCTCTATTGGCTTGGCTACATGCTCAGTTTTTAGTACTATAGTGAGATACAACAAACTGCATATCTTTGTCCAGTtacagaaaacacagagacagttcatgtacagttgaagtcggaagtttacatacactttggccaaatacatttaaactcagtttcacaattcctgacatttaatcctagtaaacattccctgtcttaggtcagttaggatcaccactttgttttaaMaatgtgaaatgtcagaataatagtagagagaatgatttacttcacattcccagtgggtcagaagtttacatacactcaattagtatttggtagcattgcctttaaattgtttaacttgttcaaacattttgggtagccttccacaagcttcccacaataagttgggtgaattttggcccattcctgctgacagagctgatgtaactgagtcaggtttggaggcctccttgctcgcacacgctttttcagttctgcccacaaattctctatgggattgaggtcagggctttgtgatggccactccaataccttgactttgttgtccttaagccattttgccacaactttggaagtatgcttggggtcattgtccatttggaagacccatttgcaaccaagctttaacttactgactgatgtcttgagatgtttcaatatatccacataattttcctccctcatgatgccatctattttgtgaactgcaccagtccctcctgcagcaaagcacccccacaacatgatgctgccacccccgtgcttcacggttgggatggtgttcttcggcttgcaagcctccccctttttcctccaaacataacaatggtcattatggccaaacagttatatttttgtttcatcagaccagaggacatttctccaaaaagtacgatctttgtccccatgtgcagttgcaaaccgtagtctggcttttttatggcggttttggagcagtagcttcttccttcctgagcggcctttcgggttatgtctatataggactcgttttactgtggatatagatacctttgtaactgtttcctccagcatcttcacaaggtcctttgctgttgttctgggattgatttgcactttttgaaccaaagtacgctcatctctagtagacagaatgcgtatccttcctgagcggtatgacggctgcatggtcccatggtgtttatacttgcgtactattgtttgtacagatgaacgtggtaccttcaggcYtttggaaattgctcccaaggatcaaccagacttgtggaggtttaaaaaaatattctgaggtcttggctgatttcttttgattttcccatgtcaaaagaggcacagagtttgaaggtaggccttgaaatacatccacaggtacacctccaattgactcaaatgatgtcaattagcctatcagaagcttctaaagtcatgacataattttctggaattttccaagctgtttaaaggcacagtcaacttagtgtatgtaaacttctgaccaactggaattgtgatacaatgaattataagtgaaataatctgtctgtaaacaattgttggaaaattacttaMatgccctaaccgacttgccaaaactatagtttgttaacaagacatttgtggagtggttgaaaaacgagttttaatgactccaacctaagtgtatgtaaacttccgacttcaactgtaaatgtcattGGAGTGTGTGAGCATGTTACAGTGGATAGAGTTCTTCTAGATGGCTGTTGTGCTATACATGTTTGTGATCTGTTCCTGGAAGACCCTGTGGATGTCCACTCGTCTGGTCTTCAGAGTGGGGGTGAGGAGACCGTTGCTAACACTGAACATCTCTGGATGCAGGTGCAGATCCTTCACCTGACAGTGAGGAAAGAGATGGCAAAACGATCAGACTCATGTCTTTATGTTGTTTTCAGTTTCCTGTTACACCATGTTTTATGTCTTCATATACCATGGCACATTTGTTACAAATATGAAGTCAATGTATGCCTGTATTCATGTTGAAGATTCCTCACCTGCTCAAATGACTTCAGCCCAGCTTCCTTCCCCACGGCTGTCATGTCTTCTAACACTTCTTTCTTCACATCCTGTAGTGAGAGAAGATTTCAATCAGTACCTTCGGAGTTGATACAATCCAACAACAGCAAACATTGTAAAGGCGCAGATGGCCTATTGAGTGAACCAGGGTGATGTCACATACTGGATTCTGGCAGAGTTCCTCATAGGATCCAAAGATTCCCCTCTCCTTAACCCAGTCAATGAACACTTCTGGGTCTGGCACAACAATACCGATCAGGTGAGACTGGAAACAGAACATAAAACAGTGTTAGTGAGAATGACTGTCTTAGAAAAGGGACTATTCTCTGACAGTGAGTACCAGAATATCACAAATACCTGTAGGCTGTCTCCGTGCACAAAGACCTGTAGCACAGGGACACAACGCATGTAGACATTCTCAATCTTCTCAGGGGCAATGTACTCTCCCTGGGACAGCTTGAAGATGTGCTTCTTCCTGTCGATGATGCGAAGTGTCCCATTCTAACAGGAAAACATACCGACACACATTCACATAAAAGTCTATATGACTTGACTGACTGGAGTATCTACTGATCATTGTCCTCTATTGTAACCCAGCTCACCGGTAGCCACTGGCCCACGTCTCCACTGTGCAGCCAGCCATCACTGTCCAGGGCTTCTGTTGTTTTCTCCTCATCTTTCAGGTATCCCCGGAACACACTGTGGCCACGGATACAGATCTAACTCAGCAGAAAGGTAGGAACAGTGTTAATATAGGAACAGCATATGATACACAACAGCCAGAGGGATACATTTTTGCTGGGTATGTTGTACAATAACACGGTAATACCATGATGCTTTGTTACCaactcacctctccttctccgttcTTSGCATAATAGTTCATATCAGGAATGTCAATCAACTTCACCATGGCACAGGGCAATGGAGCACCAACAtggcctgagacacacacacacagtaccagagtATAACCAACACGCAGCTACTGGGATCAGTGACTAGTTGTCTCCAGATATGAAGTACATAGTTTCCCATAGTCATAGTCAGAGAGTCAGCACCTTACCTGCACTCCAGTCACCTGGCATGGAGAAGGTGCAGCCTGCTGTGCATTCAGTCTGCCCGTAGCCCTCGAAGATCTGCACAGAGCAGCAGGCACATTCCACATCACTAAACCTCACACTCCCATCTAAAATAAACCCACACATTTAGTCTGAGCTCCAGGCAGGCATTCTCACCAGACAGCCGAGGGTGGCCCTGAGGAAGGAGAGCACGGTGGGGGCGATGGGCGCAGAGGCGGTCAGGATGAACCTCAGATTACCTCCTAAATTAGCCTGAAACACAAAAGAAACAACGAGAATCCAATTACATCTAACAAATACAGTTTTCTGAAAAGGGAGACttaacagtgcattcagaaagtattcagaccccttgactttttccacattttgttaccctacagccttattctaaaatgtattaaatagatttttccctcaaatctatacacaataccccataataacaaagcaaaaacatgtttagacatttttgcaaatatataaaataaaaaaaaacgtaaaacatttttacataagtattcagaccctttactcagtacatttttatttatttaactaggcaagtcagttaagaacaaattcttattttcaatggcggcctaggaacagtgggttaactgccttgttcaggggcagaatgacagatttttaccttgtcagctcggggattcgatcttgcaacctttcggttactagtccaatgctctaacctgcCGCCTCaactttgttgaggcacctttggcagcgattacaatatcaagtcttcttgggtatggacgctacaatcttggcacaactgtatttggggagtttctcccattcttctctgcagatcctctcaagctctgtcacgttggatggggagcgtcattgcacagctattttcaggtctctccagagatgttagatcgggttcaagtccgggctctggctgggccactcaaggacattcagaaacttgtcctgaagccactcctgcgttgtcttgcttgtgtgcttagggtcgttgtcctgttggaaggtgaaccttcaccccagtctgaggacctaacgctctggagcaggttttcatcaagactctctgtactttgctccgttcatctttttcttgatcctgactagtctcccagtccctgaaaaacaaccccacagcatgatgctgccactaccataaagacctgattgttggagtgctgcagagatggttgtccttctggaaggttcttccatctccacagtggtggagtgctgcagagatggctgtccttctggaaggttcttccatctccacagaggaactctgctctgtcagagtgatcatcgggttcttggtcaggcccttttcccccgattgctaaatttggccgggtggccagctctagtaagagtattggtggctccaaacttcttccatttaagaatgatggaggccactgtgttcttggggaccttcaatactgcagaaatgttttggtacccttccccagatctgtgcctcgacacaatcctgtctcggagctctatggacaactccttcgacctcatggcttggtttttgctctgacatgcactgtcaactgtgggacattatatagacaggtgtgtgtccaatcaattgaatttaccacaggtggactccaattaagttgtagaaacatctcaaggatgatcaatggaaacaggatgcacctgagctcaaattctgagtctcatagcaaagggtctgaatacttaaatttCAAAAATMTACAAAAATMTCTAAAAacctctgtcattatggggtattgtgtgtagattgatgagaaaaaacatatttaattaattttagaataaggctgtaacataccaaaatgtggaaaaagggaaggggtctgaatactttcagaatgcacRGTATGTGTTCAGTGACGTACCTGAATCCTGTTGAACACCAGCCAGTCCCACAGACTGTTGTTACGTACCAC
This portion of the Salvelinus sp. IW2-2015 linkage group LG15, ASM291031v2, whole genome shotgun sequence genome encodes:
- the LOC111974024 gene encoding bridging integrator 3-like, which translates into the protein MVKLHQELRPVREDFEAKNKQLLDEMPKFYHSRIDYFQPSFEALIRAQVVYFTEMHNIFSELTDQMDQAGLTDEQSERENEAKLSELRALSIVADD